One region of Pseudomonas sp. ABC1 genomic DNA includes:
- a CDS encoding sigma-70 family RNA polymerase sigma factor, translating into MGSDPLGQLYREHNGWLNHWLYRRLGCRSQAADVAQDAFLRILRQQRREGSLPPVQEPRAYLATIGRRLVYDHFRRQSLEQAYLDSLARLPEAHAISAEEQLLIREALFELDALLDSLKPVVREVFLLSQLEGLTYAQIAKRQGISERTVKRYMASAFEACILFVD; encoded by the coding sequence ATGGGCAGTGACCCGCTGGGCCAGCTATACCGTGAGCACAATGGCTGGCTGAACCACTGGCTCTATCGCCGGTTGGGTTGCCGCAGCCAGGCGGCCGATGTCGCCCAGGATGCCTTCCTGCGAATTCTCCGCCAGCAGCGCCGCGAGGGGAGTCTGCCTCCCGTGCAGGAGCCGCGTGCCTACCTCGCCACCATCGGTCGGCGCCTGGTGTATGACCACTTCCGCCGTCAGTCCTTGGAGCAGGCCTACCTCGATAGTCTGGCGCGGCTACCGGAAGCCCATGCGATCTCTGCCGAGGAGCAACTGCTCATACGCGAGGCGCTGTTCGAGCTGGATGCCTTGCTCGACAGCCTCAAGCCCGTGGTGCGCGAAGTCTTCCTGCTGTCTCAGCTCGAGGGCCTGACCTATGCACAGATCGCCAAGCGGCAGGGCATCAGCGAGCGCACGGTCAAGCGCTACATGGCCAGTGCCTTCGAGGCCTGCATCCTGTTCGTGGATTGA
- a CDS encoding FecR domain-containing protein produces MQGQPNPITRDVARQAAHWMMLLHSGEADSQDHADCQKWRSAKPENEQAWQRVTRVQERLGVLPPAVGMASFNRARRQGLKKLLILAALAPAGYLSYQHLPWNQWMAGHRTAVGERRRIELVDGSLLELNTDSAVDLHFDDEQRLIQLHRGEILVTSGADRGHPVHRPLRVQTAEGRMQALGTRFGVRQLPGETRLAVFEGTVRVEPQVGEGRTVPAGEQWLFRRDGRGSLSVASEQTIGWQRGQLTVESMPLAAFLAELDRYRPGLLRYDPQVAGLRISGTFQLDSTDAILAALPATLPVQVSYRTRYWVHVASRS; encoded by the coding sequence ATGCAGGGCCAGCCGAACCCGATTACTCGCGATGTCGCGCGCCAGGCGGCGCACTGGATGATGCTGCTGCACAGCGGCGAGGCCGACTCGCAGGACCATGCCGATTGCCAGAAATGGCGCTCCGCCAAGCCCGAGAACGAACAGGCCTGGCAGCGCGTGACCCGTGTGCAGGAGCGCCTGGGCGTGCTGCCGCCCGCCGTGGGTATGGCCAGCTTCAACCGTGCGCGACGCCAGGGGCTGAAGAAGCTGCTGATTCTCGCGGCGCTGGCGCCAGCCGGTTACCTGTCCTACCAGCACTTGCCCTGGAACCAGTGGATGGCGGGTCATCGCACCGCTGTCGGTGAGCGGCGGCGTATCGAACTGGTCGATGGCAGCTTGCTGGAGCTCAATACCGACAGCGCCGTCGACCTGCATTTCGATGACGAGCAACGGCTGATCCAACTGCACCGGGGGGAAATCCTCGTTACCAGCGGTGCCGACCGTGGTCATCCGGTTCATCGACCGCTGCGCGTGCAGACTGCCGAGGGGCGTATGCAGGCGCTGGGCACCCGCTTTGGCGTGCGCCAGTTGCCAGGTGAAACACGCCTGGCGGTGTTCGAGGGCACGGTGCGGGTCGAGCCACAGGTAGGCGAGGGGCGAACGGTTCCGGCGGGCGAGCAGTGGCTGTTTCGCCGTGATGGGCGAGGAAGCCTGTCGGTGGCCAGCGAGCAGACCATCGGTTGGCAGCGTGGGCAACTGACGGTCGAGTCGATGCCGCTGGCGGCGTTCCTGGCCGAACTCGATCGCTACCGCCCGGGCCTGCTGCGCTACGACCCACAGGTGGCCGGCTTGCGTATCAGCGGCACTTTCCAGCTCGACAGTACCGACGCGATCCTCGCCGCCCTGCCCGCGACCCTGCCGGTGCAGGTGAGTTATCGCACGCGCTACTGGGTGCATGTTGCTTCCCGGTCGTAG
- a CDS encoding TonB-dependent receptor, which produces MTRQHHPLSRQVRQALLLGLLGAPLAGLPGVALAAGEVVSYSIQAGSLSQALTRFAAEAGITLQFSPDLTDGLVSPGLKGGYSVEQGLAQLLVNTRLHAVAQGNGVYVLMSMVEQAQGEKGIQLPDLAVSARRTQSATTEYSGSYGSSTGTTALPFNASLRETPQSVSVITRQMLDDKKIDNLIDVVEHTPGLSISRYESNRGSMFSRGFKIENYLIDGVPTTIDEQWSAGEILNGTSIYDRVEVLRGSDGLMTGVGNPSAVINMVRKRADSKELKGSVSVEGGSWSHYGASLDVSAPLSPSGGTRGRLVLDHDQEDSHVDYLESRKDVFYGTLEQDIGDSTLLSVGYSLQKDDTNGPTWGGLPAWTMNGDYSEVVALKTKRSQGVSPDWTYWNSEYSNWFVEAEHRFNDNWKARARYTRGERESEAKIAMLYSYPVDPESGKSGIYYAFPGFVYKSFVAGYAGIYYVENVKNDVNLQVDGSFQLLGRNHEVAFGYDRSKERFTADSRPGSIHPDDIPGFREFNGHVAEPEYWFRRNNKKHEITQEAFYAASRIELADPLKLIVGGRLIDYQVDDIKTSANSFESNDEVVPYVGLVLDLTRQVSAYASYTSIFQPQNYRDIGNKLLAPIEGNTYEAGLKGMFFDDRLSASLSVYRMEQDNVAQSIGQAPDDPTRQAYKSIDGVVSKGYEAEIAGEITDNWQVYAGYSQFKARDAKGNDVNSLIPRRQLTTFTSYRLPGALNALTVGGGVRWQSKVWVHQSMAKALGVPKLEQESYAIVDLMARYQVDDNWSAQLNIKNALDKKYFAPTEDGLQLYWQEPRNAELSVKYQF; this is translated from the coding sequence ATGACACGTCAACACCATCCCCTGTCCCGGCAGGTCCGCCAGGCCCTGCTGCTCGGCCTCCTGGGCGCGCCATTGGCCGGCTTGCCGGGTGTCGCCCTGGCCGCTGGCGAAGTGGTCAGCTACAGCATCCAGGCCGGGAGCCTGAGCCAGGCCCTGACCCGCTTCGCCGCCGAAGCCGGGATTACCCTGCAGTTCTCCCCTGACCTGACCGACGGCCTGGTATCACCTGGTCTGAAGGGTGGCTACAGCGTGGAGCAGGGACTGGCGCAATTGCTGGTCAATACCCGCCTGCATGCGGTCGCCCAGGGCAATGGTGTGTATGTGTTGATGTCGATGGTTGAGCAGGCGCAGGGGGAGAAGGGAATCCAGTTGCCCGACCTGGCGGTCAGCGCCAGGAGGACACAGAGTGCGACTACCGAGTATTCAGGCAGCTACGGTAGCAGCACCGGCACTACGGCATTGCCCTTCAATGCCTCCCTGCGCGAGACGCCGCAGTCCGTCAGTGTGATTACCCGGCAGATGCTGGATGACAAAAAGATCGACAACCTGATCGATGTCGTAGAGCACACGCCAGGGCTGTCGATCAGCCGCTACGAGAGCAACCGTGGCAGCATGTTTTCCCGCGGTTTCAAGATCGAGAACTACCTGATCGATGGGGTGCCCACGACCATCGACGAGCAGTGGAGCGCCGGCGAGATCCTGAACGGCACGTCGATCTATGACCGTGTCGAAGTGCTGCGCGGCTCCGACGGCCTGATGACCGGCGTGGGCAACCCGTCCGCGGTGATCAACATGGTGCGCAAGCGAGCGGACAGCAAGGAGCTCAAGGGCAGCGTATCGGTGGAGGGGGGAAGCTGGTCGCATTATGGTGCCAGCCTAGACGTCAGTGCGCCGCTCAGCCCGAGTGGCGGTACGCGTGGCCGATTGGTGCTGGACCATGACCAGGAGGACAGCCATGTCGACTACCTGGAAAGCCGCAAGGATGTGTTCTACGGCACGCTGGAGCAGGACATTGGCGACAGCACCCTGCTTTCCGTCGGGTATTCCCTGCAGAAGGACGACACCAATGGCCCGACATGGGGCGGGCTGCCAGCCTGGACCATGAATGGCGACTACAGCGAAGTCGTTGCCCTGAAGACCAAGCGCAGCCAGGGCGTCTCGCCAGACTGGACATACTGGAATAGCGAATACAGCAACTGGTTCGTCGAGGCCGAGCATCGCTTCAACGACAACTGGAAGGCGCGGGCGCGCTACACCCGTGGCGAGCGCGAGTCGGAGGCAAAGATCGCCATGCTGTACAGCTATCCGGTGGACCCGGAGAGCGGCAAGTCCGGCATCTACTATGCGTTCCCTGGCTTCGTCTACAAGTCCTTCGTTGCCGGCTATGCAGGCATCTACTACGTCGAGAACGTCAAGAACGATGTCAACCTGCAGGTCGATGGAAGCTTCCAGTTGCTCGGTCGAAACCATGAAGTCGCGTTCGGTTACGATCGCTCCAAGGAGCGTTTCACCGCGGATAGCCGGCCGGGCAGCATACATCCCGACGATATTCCCGGTTTTCGCGAGTTCAACGGCCATGTCGCAGAGCCGGAGTACTGGTTCCGGCGCAACAACAAGAAGCACGAGATCACCCAGGAAGCCTTCTATGCGGCCAGCCGCATCGAGTTGGCCGATCCGCTCAAGCTGATCGTCGGCGGGCGCCTGATCGACTATCAGGTCGACGATATCAAGACATCCGCCAACAGCTTCGAATCCAATGATGAAGTGGTGCCTTATGTCGGTCTGGTGCTCGACCTGACCCGCCAGGTTTCCGCCTATGCCAGCTACACCAGCATCTTCCAGCCGCAGAACTACCGGGACATTGGCAACAAGTTGCTAGCGCCTATCGAGGGCAATACCTACGAGGCGGGCCTCAAGGGCATGTTCTTCGACGACCGCCTGAGCGCCAGCCTGTCCGTCTACCGGATGGAGCAGGACAATGTGGCGCAGTCCATCGGCCAGGCCCCGGACGATCCGACCCGGCAGGCCTACAAGAGCATCGACGGGGTGGTCAGCAAGGGCTATGAGGCGGAGATCGCCGGCGAAATCACGGACAACTGGCAGGTCTATGCCGGTTACAGCCAGTTCAAGGCACGGGATGCCAAGGGCAATGACGTCAACTCGCTGATTCCGCGCCGGCAACTCACCACCTTCACCAGCTACCGCTTGCCTGGTGCCCTGAATGCCCTGACCGTCGGCGGCGGTGTGCGCTGGCAGAGCAAGGTCTGGGTCCATCAGTCCATGGCGAAGGCGCTGGGGGTGCCGAAGCTGGAGCAGGAGTCTTATGCGATCGTGGACCTGATGGCCCGCTACCAGGTGGACGACAACTGGTCGGCGCAGCTCAACATCAAGAACGCCCTGGACAAGAAATACTTCGCGCCCACCGAGGACGGCCTGCAGCTCTACTGGCAGGAGCCGCGCAATGCCGAACTCAGTGTGAAATACCAATTCTGA
- a CDS encoding PepSY domain-containing protein encodes MRIQEKKTHSRWYRANLWIHRWISLFVALPFAILCVTGVVLIFHEEIEHLAGSAPQAVQSGGQAPRPLMESIAVAERAHPGERVQSATLDAEHFPGLVLLGLLKDGDSFQQARWVYADIAQAKLVEQPAFDETLMGFLLELHAQWFLGTIGELIGALIALLVLLSLVSGVVVYAPYIKKFLFGIIRTSKGKRLFQLDLHNLIGSVVLGWAFIVTLTGVLLGFGTVAIGVWQLTELDALRQQYPQESPAPLLAAPDLDRVYAAAAEAAEGWNPTTVLFPGSEYSTPRHYLVLLQGGHGFDEKMLQLALVDAHSFDVARLMQLPVYLKAILLSQPLHFGDYGGLPLKILWALCTLLTLFITLNGAWLWWAKRRKIN; translated from the coding sequence TTGCGCATACAGGAAAAGAAAACCCACTCCCGCTGGTATCGGGCGAACCTGTGGATCCATCGCTGGATCAGCCTGTTCGTCGCATTGCCGTTCGCCATTCTCTGTGTGACGGGGGTGGTGCTGATCTTCCATGAGGAGATCGAGCATCTTGCGGGCTCGGCTCCCCAGGCTGTCCAGTCAGGGGGGCAAGCGCCACGGCCACTGATGGAGTCGATCGCCGTGGCCGAACGGGCACACCCCGGGGAGCGTGTGCAGAGCGCCACGCTGGATGCGGAGCATTTCCCCGGGTTGGTGCTGCTGGGGCTGCTCAAGGACGGTGACAGCTTCCAACAGGCCCGCTGGGTGTACGCCGACATCGCCCAGGCGAAACTGGTCGAGCAGCCTGCCTTCGATGAAACGCTGATGGGATTTCTTCTCGAACTGCATGCGCAGTGGTTCCTGGGCACCATCGGCGAGCTGATCGGTGCGCTCATCGCCCTGCTGGTGCTGCTGTCGCTGGTGTCGGGGGTGGTGGTGTATGCCCCTTATATAAAGAAGTTCCTGTTCGGCATCATCCGCACCAGCAAGGGCAAGCGGCTGTTCCAGCTCGACCTGCACAACCTGATCGGCTCGGTCGTGCTCGGCTGGGCCTTCATCGTCACCCTGACGGGTGTCCTGCTGGGGTTCGGCACGGTGGCGATCGGTGTCTGGCAATTGACTGAGCTCGATGCCCTGCGGCAGCAATACCCGCAGGAAAGTCCGGCTCCCCTGCTGGCCGCGCCGGACCTTGACCGGGTCTATGCCGCTGCCGCCGAGGCGGCCGAGGGCTGGAATCCCACCACGGTGCTTTTCCCTGGCTCGGAGTACTCGACACCTCGGCATTACCTGGTGCTGTTGCAGGGTGGCCATGGGTTCGACGAGAAGATGCTGCAGCTTGCCCTGGTCGATGCGCACAGCTTCGACGTGGCCAGGCTCATGCAACTGCCGGTCTACCTGAAAGCGATCCTGCTGTCCCAGCCGCTGCACTTCGGCGATTACGGTGGCCTGCCGCTGAAAATCCTCTGGGCCTTGTGCACGCTGCTGACCCTGTTCATCACCCTGAACGGCGCCTGGCTGTGGTGGGCGAAGCGCAGGAAAATCAACTAG
- a CDS encoding siderophore-interacting protein translates to MSRPAPRTLHVNATQRITPNMLRVTLGGAGPEHFPADQESAYIKLIFPQADNPRGLMRTYTVRQQRADEFDVDFVLHEDGGPASTWASQARPGDSILIGGPGPKKLVDFNADWFLLVGDMTALPALSVNIEQLPPDARGHAVIEVIDKADIQALRHPSGLAIHWLVNPHPGEDSRLLAEHVRQLEWLPGRVSVWAACEFSAMRELRRHFKEERQVERGDLYISSYWKHGSSEDQHKQIKSQDAEREG, encoded by the coding sequence ATGTCCAGACCCGCACCGCGCACCCTGCACGTCAACGCAACGCAACGCATCACCCCCAACATGCTGCGCGTCACCCTGGGTGGCGCCGGCCCCGAGCACTTCCCGGCCGACCAGGAAAGCGCCTACATCAAGCTGATCTTCCCGCAGGCCGACAACCCACGCGGGCTGATGCGCACCTACACCGTGCGCCAGCAGCGAGCCGATGAGTTCGACGTGGACTTCGTCCTGCACGAGGACGGCGGCCCGGCCTCGACCTGGGCAAGCCAGGCCAGGCCTGGCGACTCGATCCTGATCGGCGGCCCCGGCCCGAAGAAACTGGTCGACTTCAACGCCGACTGGTTCCTGCTGGTCGGCGACATGACCGCCCTGCCGGCCCTGAGCGTGAACATCGAGCAATTGCCGCCGGACGCCCGTGGCCACGCGGTGATCGAAGTCATCGACAAGGCCGATATCCAGGCCCTGCGCCACCCGTCCGGCCTGGCCATCCATTGGCTGGTCAATCCGCATCCGGGCGAGGACAGCCGCCTGCTGGCCGAACATGTGCGCCAGCTCGAATGGCTGCCGGGGCGCGTCAGCGTCTGGGCCGCCTGTGAATTCAGTGCCATGCGCGAGTTGCGTCGTCACTTCAAGGAAGAGCGCCAGGTCGAACGCGGCGACCTGTACATCTCCAGCTACTGGAAGCACGGCAGCAGCGAAGACCAGCACAAGCAGATCAAGAGCCAGGACGCGGAGCGGGAAGGCTGA
- a CDS encoding MarR family winged helix-turn-helix transcriptional regulator: MHTRYLADPLQQLTHAYRSHMRRAIQQAGIALPITHVRTLKLISHTHDCTAQNLVQQMRRDKAQITRVLNELLAGGLIAKQDNPQDRRSQLLHLSAQGEALMQRLQVLESEAAHRMSQGLTNEQLETFIQLARQMANNLNT; encoded by the coding sequence ATGCATACCCGTTACCTGGCCGATCCGCTGCAACAGCTGACCCACGCCTATCGCTCCCACATGCGCCGCGCCATCCAGCAGGCCGGGATCGCCCTGCCCATCACTCACGTACGAACCCTGAAACTCATCAGCCATACCCACGATTGCACCGCACAGAACCTGGTACAGCAGATGCGGCGCGACAAGGCGCAGATCACCCGGGTGCTCAACGAACTGCTCGCCGGGGGACTGATCGCCAAACAGGACAACCCACAAGACCGCCGCAGCCAGCTCCTGCACCTCAGCGCCCAGGGCGAAGCCCTGATGCAGCGGTTGCAGGTACTGGAAAGCGAAGCGGCACACCGCATGAGCCAAGGCCTGACGAACGAACAGCTGGAAACCTTCATCCAACTCGCCCGGCAGATGGCGAACAACCTGAACACATGA